In Leisingera sp. NJS204, the following are encoded in one genomic region:
- a CDS encoding 2-hydroxyacid dehydrogenase, whose protein sequence is MAKPKVLVTRRWPAAVEAQLSEAFDAVLNTGDKPLSEAQLRDAMRSYDAVLPTVTDKIPASAFDITKPQARILANYGVGCSHIDMPSAAGHGMTVTNTPDVLSECTADIAMTLLLMVARRASEGEREVRAGEWTGWRPTHLVGTKVSGKTLGIVGFGRIGQEMARRAHHGFGMKIVVQNRSRMSPDILARYNATQADSLEELMPQCDFVSLHCPGGTANRHLINTRMLNLMKPGAFLINTARGEIIDELALSRALWFETIGGAGLDVFDGEPRINPDLMDCDNLVMLPHLGSATREAREAMGFRVLDNLTDFFAGREPRDRVM, encoded by the coding sequence ATGGCAAAGCCCAAGGTTCTGGTGACCCGCCGCTGGCCCGCCGCAGTCGAGGCGCAGCTTTCTGAAGCCTTTGATGCTGTGCTGAACACTGGCGACAAGCCATTGAGCGAAGCGCAACTGCGCGACGCAATGAGATCCTATGACGCTGTACTGCCGACGGTGACCGACAAGATCCCGGCCAGTGCGTTTGATATCACTAAGCCCCAGGCACGGATCCTCGCTAACTATGGTGTGGGCTGCTCTCATATTGATATGCCCAGTGCGGCAGGCCACGGCATGACTGTGACCAACACCCCCGATGTTCTTAGTGAATGTACTGCCGACATCGCCATGACGCTGCTTTTGATGGTGGCCCGCCGCGCAAGTGAAGGTGAGCGTGAAGTGCGTGCCGGTGAATGGACCGGCTGGCGTCCGACCCATCTGGTCGGAACCAAAGTATCCGGCAAAACGCTGGGTATCGTCGGCTTTGGCCGTATCGGCCAGGAAATGGCCCGCCGCGCGCATCATGGCTTTGGCATGAAGATCGTGGTGCAGAACCGCTCCCGCATGTCGCCGGACATTCTGGCCCGCTACAACGCTACTCAGGCCGACAGCCTGGAAGAGCTGATGCCGCAGTGCGATTTCGTGTCACTGCACTGCCCGGGCGGTACCGCAAACCGGCATCTGATTAACACCCGGATGCTGAACCTGATGAAGCCGGGCGCATTCCTTATTAATACCGCCCGCGGCGAGATTATCGACGAGCTGGCCCTGTCCCGCGCCCTATGGTTCGAAACCATTGGCGGCGCCGGGCTGGACGTGTTCGATGGCGAACCGCGCATCAACCCGGATCTGATGGACTGCGACAACCTGGTGATGCTGCCGCACTTGGGCAGCGCCACCCGCGAGGCGCGCGAGGCGATGGGCTTCCGTGTGCTCGACAACCTGACTGATTTCTTTGCAGGTCGCGAGCCACGGGACCGGGTGATGTGA
- the sucD gene encoding succinate--CoA ligase subunit alpha has translation MSILLDRESKVIVQGITGKIARFHTKDMIEYGTNVVGGVVPGKGGETVEGVPVFNTVKEAVEATGANASLVFVPPPFAADSIMEAADAGINYCVCITDGIPAQDMIRVKRYMYRYPKDKRMILTGPNCAGTISPGKALLGIMPGHIYLQGTVGIIGRSGTLGYEAAAQLKELGLGISTSVGIGGDPINGSSFKDILEWFEKDPETEVIAMIGEIGGPQEAEAADYIKNHVTKPVVAYVAGLTAPKGRTMGHAGAIISAFGESASEKVEILSAAGVTVAENPAVIGETIASVMKKNAA, from the coding sequence ATGAGCATCCTTCTTGATCGCGAAAGCAAAGTCATCGTTCAGGGCATCACCGGCAAAATCGCCCGGTTCCACACCAAGGACATGATCGAATACGGGACCAACGTTGTCGGCGGCGTGGTGCCGGGCAAGGGCGGCGAAACCGTCGAAGGCGTACCGGTCTTCAACACCGTGAAAGAAGCGGTGGAGGCCACCGGCGCCAATGCCTCCTTGGTGTTTGTGCCGCCGCCGTTTGCTGCCGACTCCATCATGGAAGCGGCGGATGCGGGCATCAACTATTGCGTCTGCATCACTGACGGCATCCCGGCCCAGGACATGATCCGGGTGAAGCGCTATATGTACCGCTATCCCAAGGACAAGCGGATGATCCTGACGGGGCCGAACTGCGCGGGCACCATCTCGCCGGGCAAGGCGCTGCTGGGCATCATGCCGGGCCATATCTACCTGCAGGGCACCGTGGGCATCATCGGCCGTTCGGGCACCCTAGGCTATGAAGCCGCTGCGCAGCTGAAAGAGCTGGGTCTGGGCATCTCGACCTCGGTCGGCATTGGCGGCGACCCGATCAACGGCTCCTCCTTCAAGGATATTCTTGAGTGGTTCGAGAAGGATCCGGAAACCGAGGTCATCGCGATGATCGGTGAAATCGGCGGCCCGCAGGAAGCGGAAGCCGCAGATTACATCAAGAACCACGTGACCAAGCCGGTTGTGGCCTATGTCGCGGGTCTGACCGCACCCAAGGGCCGCACCATGGGCCACGCGGGCGCGATCATCTCGGCCTTCGGCGAGAGCGCTTCCGAGAAGGTGGAGATCCTGTCGGCGGCCGGTGTGACCGTTGCCGAAAACCCCGCCGTGATTGGTGAGACCATCGCAAGCGTGATGAAAAAGAACGCCGCCTGA
- a CDS encoding malate--CoA ligase subunit beta, with product MDIHEYQAKEVLSNFGVTVPPGALAYSPEQAAYRARELGGDRWIVKAQVHAGGRGKAGGVKLCNSEAEIYEATENLFGKKLVTHQTGPEGKGIYRVYVEGAVPIAREIYLGFVLDRSSQRVMIVASSEGGMEIEEISAERPESIVRSTVEPAVGLQDFQAREIAFALGIEPAMTQQMVRTLKGCYQAFSELDATMVEINPLVVTSDNRVIALDAKMTFDDNALFRHPQIAELRDKSQEDPRESRAADRGLSYVGLEGNIGCIVNGAGLAMATMDTIKLAGGEPANFLDIGGGATPERVAKAFRLVMSDSNVQAVLVNIFAGINRCDWVAEGVVQALREVEVDVPVVVRLAGTNVEEGQKILAQSGLPLIRATSLMEAAERAVGAWKNDLDQNTRVRAVK from the coding sequence ATGGATATCCACGAATATCAGGCCAAGGAAGTTCTTAGCAACTTCGGCGTGACGGTTCCGCCGGGCGCGCTGGCCTACAGCCCTGAGCAGGCGGCCTATCGCGCGCGGGAACTGGGCGGCGACCGCTGGATCGTCAAGGCTCAGGTTCACGCAGGCGGCCGCGGCAAGGCGGGCGGTGTCAAACTGTGCAACTCGGAAGCCGAGATCTATGAGGCGACCGAGAACCTGTTCGGCAAGAAGCTGGTGACGCACCAGACCGGACCCGAAGGCAAAGGCATCTACCGTGTCTATGTCGAAGGTGCAGTGCCGATTGCCCGCGAGATCTATCTTGGTTTTGTGCTGGACCGTTCCAGCCAGCGGGTGATGATCGTTGCCTCGTCCGAAGGCGGCATGGAGATTGAGGAGATCTCCGCCGAGCGCCCCGAATCCATCGTGCGCTCGACTGTTGAGCCGGCCGTGGGCCTGCAGGACTTCCAGGCGCGCGAGATTGCCTTTGCCTTGGGCATCGAACCGGCGATGACGCAGCAGATGGTGCGCACCCTCAAGGGCTGCTACCAGGCGTTCTCCGAACTGGACGCCACCATGGTTGAGATCAACCCGCTGGTGGTTACCTCGGACAACCGGGTCATTGCGCTGGACGCCAAAATGACCTTTGACGACAACGCCTTGTTCCGTCACCCGCAGATAGCTGAGCTGCGCGACAAGTCCCAGGAAGACCCGCGCGAAAGCCGTGCTGCTGACCGCGGCCTGTCTTATGTCGGCCTGGAAGGCAACATCGGCTGCATCGTGAACGGCGCAGGCCTGGCGATGGCGACCATGGACACCATCAAGCTGGCCGGCGGCGAGCCTGCCAACTTCCTGGACATCGGCGGCGGCGCCACACCGGAACGGGTTGCCAAGGCGTTCCGCCTGGTGATGTCCGACAGCAATGTGCAGGCGGTTCTGGTCAACATCTTCGCCGGTATCAACCGCTGCGACTGGGTGGCCGAGGGCGTTGTTCAGGCGTTGCGCGAAGTTGAGGTCGACGTGCCCGTTGTGGTCCGCCTTGCAGGCACCAATGTGGAGGAAGGCCAGAAGATCCTGGCACAAAGCGGCCTGCCGCTGATCCGCGCAACCTCGCTGATGGAAGCCGCTGAGCGGGCCGTCGGCGCGTGGAAAAACGACCTCGACCAGAACACTCGTGTGAGGGCAGTTAAATGA
- a CDS encoding aminotransferase class V-fold PLP-dependent enzyme — MTEPTIFPSLEIPETLAAGPGPGNTDPRVLQAFANTGLADHMQADVLRGMIECKQMLRDLWGTANTYTYGVGGTGFSGLDCMLNAILPGDTVVAFQNGTFSGIDAMTIRMKAATREELAADAMNPQPASVTVIDVPHGESVSGKLVEQVLADKKPKWAFMAHWETGSGRINDLKGFSDACEKHGVMGLIDAVSSLGIEDFSIDDYPGVAGWASCPQKGVLCLPLTYAPVSFTDRYIQTVRENGCHSYVHNPILEARHWGIVDGQDVAAGTYHRTHSGYAVAAFHEALRITLQHGRAQKARDYAFHEKALRDAVTAMGCDVTSNMTSLVVLNLPGDLAGREKELVGNCRAVGFGIWPTLSEPVQVRIGILNQITPAAITDIVNRFGKAMNDMGANVDLEAINALLDQHYTAALEPAE, encoded by the coding sequence ATGACAGAACCCACGATCTTCCCCAGCCTGGAAATCCCGGAAACCCTGGCCGCAGGCCCTGGCCCGGGCAATACCGACCCCCGCGTGCTGCAGGCCTTTGCCAACACCGGCCTGGCCGACCACATGCAGGCGGATGTGCTGCGCGGCATGATCGAGTGCAAGCAGATGCTTCGCGACCTTTGGGGCACTGCCAACACCTACACCTACGGCGTTGGCGGCACCGGCTTCTCGGGTCTCGATTGCATGCTGAACGCAATCCTGCCGGGCGACACCGTGGTTGCCTTCCAGAACGGCACCTTCTCGGGCATCGACGCGATGACTATCCGGATGAAGGCCGCCACCCGCGAGGAGCTGGCCGCCGACGCGATGAACCCGCAGCCTGCCTCTGTCACCGTAATCGACGTGCCGCATGGCGAGTCGGTCTCCGGCAAGCTGGTGGAACAGGTGCTGGCGGACAAGAAACCAAAGTGGGCCTTCATGGCACATTGGGAAACCGGCTCGGGCCGTATCAACGACCTCAAGGGCTTCTCGGACGCTTGTGAGAAGCACGGCGTGATGGGCCTGATCGACGCGGTGTCCTCGCTGGGCATCGAGGATTTTTCGATCGACGATTACCCGGGGGTGGCCGGCTGGGCGTCCTGCCCGCAGAAAGGCGTGCTCTGCCTGCCGCTGACCTATGCGCCGGTGTCTTTCACCGACCGCTACATCCAGACCGTGCGCGAGAACGGCTGCCATTCCTATGTCCACAACCCGATCCTGGAAGCCCGCCACTGGGGCATCGTGGACGGTCAGGACGTTGCGGCCGGCACTTACCACCGTACCCATTCCGGCTATGCGGTTGCCGCTTTCCACGAGGCGCTGCGCATCACCCTGCAGCATGGCCGCGCCCAGAAGGCCCGCGACTATGCCTTCCACGAGAAAGCCCTGCGCGATGCCGTGACCGCGATGGGTTGCGACGTGACCTCGAACATGACCAGCCTAGTGGTTTTGAACCTGCCCGGCGATCTGGCCGGCCGCGAAAAAGAGCTGGTGGGCAACTGCCGCGCCGTGGGCTTTGGCATCTGGCCAACCCTGTCGGAGCCGGTCCAGGTCCGCATCGGCATCCTGAACCAGATCACACCTGCCGCCATCACCGACATCGTCAACCGCTTCGGCAAGGCGATGAACGACATGGGGGCAAATGTCGACCTTGAGGCGATCAACGCCCTGCTCGACCAACATTACACAGCAGCTCTTGAGCCCGCTGAGTAA
- a CDS encoding response regulator transcription factor has product MLADANPLVLSAMSEIFDKDPRFSLVATSATAEGFLGTVMRVPVQVGIIDWNLPALGGAKLIEVLREQANAPRLVVYADESGDVPRKAMGAGAAGFAPRSSAVEDVLDTCLAVAEGKMVFPFLDVRGLQADPIEQLSRRERTMLEALSKGLTNKELSKELEISTNTVKFHLSNLYEKLSVKNRAQAIAFYYANRAAKGDFHLEQ; this is encoded by the coding sequence ATGCTTGCTGACGCAAATCCGCTGGTGCTGTCGGCGATGTCCGAGATCTTCGACAAGGACCCGCGATTCTCGTTGGTCGCGACCTCCGCCACCGCCGAAGGCTTCCTTGGAACGGTGATGCGGGTGCCGGTTCAGGTCGGGATTATCGACTGGAATCTGCCCGCGCTTGGCGGTGCCAAGCTGATCGAGGTGCTGCGCGAGCAAGCCAACGCGCCGCGGCTGGTGGTCTACGCCGACGAAAGCGGCGACGTGCCGCGCAAGGCGATGGGCGCGGGCGCGGCCGGCTTTGCGCCGCGCTCCAGCGCGGTCGAAGACGTGCTGGATACCTGCCTCGCCGTCGCCGAGGGCAAGATGGTTTTCCCCTTCCTCGACGTGCGCGGTCTGCAGGCCGATCCGATCGAGCAACTGTCCCGCCGCGAACGCACAATGCTGGAGGCACTGTCGAAAGGGCTGACCAACAAGGAGCTCAGCAAGGAGCTGGAAATCTCCACCAACACCGTGAAGTTCCACCTGTCGAACCTTTACGAAAAACTCTCGGTCAAGAACCGCGCCCAGGCGATTGCGTTCTACTACGCCAACCGCGCAGCCAAGGGGGATTTCCACCTCGAACAATGA